A genomic window from Periweissella cryptocerci includes:
- a CDS encoding IS3 family transposase, whose amino-acid sequence MSRKGNCLDNAPMESFFSLAKREFIWRKEFVSINQFKESFSRYVSRFNNVRISRKNKGLTPVEIRNQALAA is encoded by the coding sequence ATGTCTCGTAAAGGAAACTGTTTGGATAATGCGCCAATGGAAAGTTTCTTTAGCTTGGCTAAACGTGAATTCATTTGGCGAAAAGAATTCGTATCAATTAATCAATTCAAAGAAAGCTTTTCGCGATATGTCTCACGGTTCAACAACGTTCGCATCTCACGAAAAAACAAGGGCTTGACCCCTGTTGAAATTCGGAATCAAGCCCTTGCGGCATAA
- a CDS encoding DDE-type integrase/transposase/recombinase, translated as MVTQPYTVLTTDVTQINLLGTKLYLAAIIDMYSKEILAYDIRTSPNMAQVTACVDQLQVYLMASNQFCIATREHCINFHVTKTV; from the coding sequence GTGGTTACACAGCCGTACACCGTGTTAACCACTGATGTGACTCAAATAAATTTATTAGGTACCAAACTATATTTAGCTGCGATTATCGACATGTATAGCAAAGAAATATTGGCATATGATATTCGGACGTCACCAAATATGGCACAAGTAACCGCCTGTGTTGATCAATTACAAGTATACCTGATGGCGTCCAACCAATTCTGCATAGCGACCAGGGAACACTGTATCAACTTCCACGTTACCAAAACCGTCTAG
- a CDS encoding IS3 family transposase encodes MNYDKYSEVKDLIKWLYAGSDETYGYRRIQDELFLFGYVDDETVRRIMRSSFHLTKESTEKSLRT; translated from the coding sequence TTGAATTACGACAAATATAGTGAAGTCAAAGATCTTATTAAATGGCTTTACGCTGGTAGTGATGAAACTTATGGTTATCGCCGGATCCAAGATGAACTATTCTTATTTGGCTATGTCGATGATGAAACTGTCCGCCGCATTATGCGTTCAAGTTTTCATCTTACAAAGGAGAGCACGGAAAAGTCGCTGAGAACCTAG
- a CDS encoding helix-turn-helix domain-containing protein, with translation MAKYTIEQKIEIVKEYRTGSISQRGLSKKYNIPDSVIRRWIRKAELHGFDSLKRKQSKRFFDGNEKLSILDYMLTNGLSITETAIKFDIEPSMVIHWQTRFDVGGIDALKAKRGRPNKHMTNPKPQPKSETDKLIQENLELKQRLYRAELELAVSKKLEALAMEKQRIKNLRK, from the coding sequence ATGGCAAAATATACAATCGAACAAAAAATTGAGATAGTGAAAGAATATCGAACTGGAAGTATTAGCCAGCGCGGATTGAGTAAGAAATATAACATTCCTGATTCAGTGATAAGGCGTTGGATCAGAAAAGCAGAACTTCATGGTTTTGATTCATTAAAGCGTAAGCAATCAAAGAGATTTTTTGATGGTAATGAAAAGCTATCTATATTAGACTACATGTTAACTAATGGCTTAAGCATTACAGAAACTGCGATTAAATTCGACATTGAACCGAGTATGGTGATTCACTGGCAAACGCGATTCGATGTAGGCGGAATTGATGCGCTAAAAGCCAAGCGAGGCAGGCCTAATAAGCATATGACAAATCCTAAACCACAACCTAAATCTGAAACTGACAAGTTAATTCAAGAAAATCTAGAGTTAAAACAGCGACTTTACCGTGCCGAATTGGAGCTAGCGGTCTCAAAAAAATTAGAAGCCTTGGCGATGGAAAAGCAACGAATAAAGAACTTACGCAAGTAG
- a CDS encoding YitT family protein encodes MQIAAMIVALEIIAVSINLFYAPAKVAAGGATGIAILLFETFGFNRAVTVLVINILMIILAAVFLNRKMVMKIILGSFILPVCLAITPSFQVVSNQLLGVIVGGGVFAVGISILYRIDSSSGGTTVPPLILKKYFRMNTATTLLAIDTIVCVGNIFVAGWEAFILAVFSLVITSIVMNYIETGLDRKKVIYIMSNDKLEALKEMVNESDDQHGLTIFDVKGGYTDDNKEMLMVVIDNQDYGSLLRQVHKIDAEAFILTYNISEVHGGRFSYTD; translated from the coding sequence ATGCAGATAGCTGCCATGATTGTGGCGTTAGAAATTATTGCGGTCAGTATTAATCTCTTTTATGCACCAGCTAAGGTCGCTGCGGGCGGTGCAACCGGGATTGCCATCTTATTATTTGAAACATTTGGCTTTAATCGGGCAGTTACCGTATTAGTCATTAATATCTTAATGATTATCCTTGCGGCGGTTTTTCTAAATCGTAAAATGGTGATGAAAATTATTCTTGGTAGTTTCATTTTGCCAGTCTGTTTGGCAATTACGCCAAGTTTCCAAGTTGTATCTAATCAATTACTTGGGGTAATTGTTGGTGGTGGAGTATTTGCCGTTGGGATTTCAATTCTTTACCGAATTGATTCATCAAGTGGTGGGACAACAGTACCGCCATTGATCTTGAAAAAGTACTTCCGGATGAACACAGCAACAACTTTATTAGCAATTGATACGATTGTCTGTGTCGGAAATATTTTTGTCGCCGGTTGGGAAGCGTTCATCTTGGCGGTGTTCTCATTAGTAATCACTTCAATTGTGATGAATTACATCGAAACTGGTCTTGATCGTAAGAAAGTTATCTATATTATGAGTAATGACAAACTTGAAGCGCTCAAGGAGATGGTTAATGAGTCGGATGATCAACATGGTTTAACAATTTTTGATGTCAAAGGTGGTTATACCGATGATAACAAGGAAATGTTGATGGTCGTAATTGATAATCAAGACTACGGTAGTTTGTTGCGACAAGTACACAAAATAGATGCGGAAGCGTTTATCTTGACATATAATATTTCGGAAGTACATGGCGGTCGTTTCAGTTACACGGATTAA
- a CDS encoding amino acid ABC transporter substrate-binding protein: MKHRGVLIIVGFVFAIAWLLVIVGPGLTVGHNFNENNNWSRYEKNKKVIIGLDDTFVPMGFRNKQGQIVGYDIDLAKAVFKQYGITPVFQPIDWSMKETELRNGTIDMIWNGYSMTPARKKIVAFSAPYLANGQVLVTLKKNHINSFTDMRGKVLGVQSSSSGQSALDEHPKVLKNLIANKQPVIYDTFMNAINDLKAGRIQGVLIDRVYAGYYVANEPNPNMYHVVAGDFPGDQFAVGMRKSDTTLQTKVNQAFAKMQQDGQLAQITRKWFGTNPTTK, encoded by the coding sequence ATGAAACATCGCGGTGTGCTAATAATCGTTGGATTTGTGTTTGCCATTGCCTGGCTATTAGTAATAGTTGGCCCTGGCTTAACGGTTGGGCATAATTTTAATGAAAATAATAATTGGTCGCGTTATGAAAAAAACAAAAAAGTAATTATTGGACTGGATGATACATTTGTGCCGATGGGTTTTCGTAATAAACAAGGTCAAATTGTTGGTTATGACATTGATTTGGCTAAAGCGGTCTTTAAGCAATATGGCATCACGCCGGTTTTTCAACCAATTGATTGGTCAATGAAAGAAACTGAATTACGTAATGGGACGATTGACATGATTTGGAACGGTTACTCAATGACGCCGGCTCGAAAGAAAATTGTCGCATTTTCAGCACCATATCTTGCTAACGGCCAAGTATTAGTCACATTGAAAAAGAATCACATCAATAGTTTTACCGATATGCGGGGGAAAGTTCTAGGGGTACAGAGTTCATCATCTGGACAAAGTGCGTTAGACGAACACCCCAAGGTACTGAAAAATCTAATTGCTAACAAGCAACCAGTCATTTACGATACATTTATGAATGCGATTAATGATTTGAAGGCCGGCCGGATTCAAGGCGTGTTAATTGATCGCGTGTATGCAGGTTATTATGTTGCAAATGAGCCAAATCCTAACATGTATCATGTAGTAGCCGGCGATTTTCCCGGTGATCAGTTTGCAGTTGGTATGCGTAAATCTGATACCACTTTACAAACTAAGGTTAATCAAGCCTTTGCTAAGATGCAACAAGATGGGCAACTTGCGCAAATCACTAGGAAGTGGTTTGGGACAAATCCAACAACTAAATAG
- a CDS encoding amino acid ABC transporter ATP-binding protein, which produces MLELKNIKKTFNGRTILDGINLSVDDGEILAIVGPSGAGKTTLLRSLTGLQSVDSGEFLLDGQPFDPQSQKAEDNIIGVVFQDFNLFPNLSVYENVTLAPKLVLKQAKATYDTVAQELLQKLQLSDKGQLYPFELSGGMKQRVAIARALAMRPRLLAYDEPTSALDPSMRDEVADLLLHLKADGITQIVVTHDMEFAKKVADNIFTVNALS; this is translated from the coding sequence ATGTTAGAGTTAAAAAATATAAAAAAAACATTTAACGGGCGAACAATTCTTGATGGTATTAATTTGTCAGTCGATGATGGTGAAATTCTTGCTATTGTTGGTCCTTCTGGTGCTGGTAAAACAACTTTGCTCCGCTCATTGACGGGGTTGCAAAGTGTGGATAGTGGTGAATTTTTACTGGATGGACAACCATTTGATCCACAAAGTCAAAAAGCAGAGGATAATATTATTGGGGTAGTTTTCCAAGATTTTAATTTATTTCCTAATTTATCCGTGTATGAAAATGTGACGCTTGCCCCTAAGCTGGTTTTGAAGCAGGCTAAGGCAACATATGATACTGTGGCACAGGAGTTACTGCAAAAGTTGCAGTTGAGCGATAAAGGACAATTGTATCCATTTGAACTTTCCGGTGGTATGAAGCAGCGCGTAGCAATTGCCCGGGCTTTGGCGATGCGACCACGCTTATTGGCATATGATGAACCAACGTCGGCCTTGGATCCATCAATGCGCGATGAAGTTGCTGATTTATTATTACATTTAAAAGCTGATGGAATTACGCAAATTGTCGTGACCCACGATATGGAATTTGCTAAAAAAGTTGCGGATAATATTTTTACAGTTAATGCACTTAGTTAA
- a CDS encoding amino acid ABC transporter permease — protein MHYIETILPSLLSGAWMTLKVFFWTIVGAVPLGILAGLGLKSNIAPLRWVLNGYVWLMRGTPLLLQLIFVFYGLPIIGIVFQRYDAALFAFILNYAAYFAEIFRGGIQAVPQGQYEAAKVLHLSPMQTQRKIILPQVFKSVVPPIGNEVINLIKDSSLVYVIGLGDLLRAGNIAAARDVTLTPFIMVGIIYLLLTAVTTLALRAFEKHYSYYK, from the coding sequence ATGCACTATATTGAAACCATTTTGCCATCATTGCTCTCCGGGGCGTGGATGACATTGAAAGTCTTCTTTTGGACGATTGTCGGCGCTGTACCTTTGGGAATTTTGGCCGGCTTGGGATTGAAATCAAATATCGCACCACTCCGGTGGGTGTTAAATGGCTATGTCTGGTTAATGCGTGGCACGCCATTGTTGCTCCAATTGATTTTTGTTTTTTATGGGCTACCAATTATTGGAATTGTGTTCCAACGTTATGACGCGGCCTTGTTTGCCTTTATTTTAAATTATGCAGCATACTTCGCAGAAATCTTTCGTGGTGGTATTCAAGCGGTTCCACAAGGACAATATGAAGCGGCTAAAGTATTACATTTATCACCAATGCAAACCCAGCGTAAAATTATCTTACCGCAAGTGTTTAAAAGTGTAGTACCACCAATTGGGAACGAAGTGATTAACTTGATTAAAGATTCGTCGTTGGTTTATGTTATTGGCCTGGGAGATCTTTTACGGGCGGGGAATATCGCGGCTGCACGCGATGTCACGTTAACACCGTTCATCATGGTTGGGATTATCTATTTACTCTTGACTGCGGTGACAACATTGGCCTTACGCGCCTTTGAAAAGCACTATTCTTATTATAAATAA
- the mreD gene encoding rod shape-determining protein MreD, which translates to MFGLFGGYHTKLKWIFPLVMFFALFLDGALFSNMAGILTRGGNHILPMFLVIWLVYGVVYQLDDDGIPLYVWALVAGLIYDMFYTGIIGGFTVGLPVMIWLARELRYYLSDSVLSVLMVFILSLTVLQVFSYLAANVADLMVDTPLMYILHTFTPTLALNVVLAAVLYVPLNMLFSYLKEN; encoded by the coding sequence ATGTTTGGATTGTTTGGTGGTTATCATACAAAATTAAAATGGATTTTCCCCTTAGTGATGTTCTTTGCTTTGTTTTTGGACGGAGCACTGTTTAGCAACATGGCGGGGATTTTAACCCGTGGTGGGAATCATATTCTACCGATGTTTTTAGTCATCTGGCTAGTTTATGGCGTTGTTTATCAATTAGATGATGACGGTATCCCATTGTATGTTTGGGCCCTTGTGGCTGGGTTGATTTATGATATGTTCTATACAGGTATTATCGGTGGATTTACCGTAGGATTACCAGTAATGATTTGGTTAGCTAGAGAATTACGGTATTACTTGTCTGATTCGGTTTTGTCGGTTTTAATGGTTTTCATTTTATCGCTGACCGTTTTACAAGTGTTTAGTTATTTAGCTGCCAACGTGGCTGATTTAATGGTTGATACGCCATTGATGTATATTTTACACACGTTTACGCCAACTCTAGCTCTAAATGTGGTGTTGGCGGCGGTGCTGTATGTGCCACTTAATATGCTGTTTTCATACCTGAAAGAAAATTAA
- the mreC gene encoding rod shape-determining protein MreC: MMKFFSSRRLVYFIIGVIVTIALLTGSVMIRDRRATPPFIQKIGNDVSGLIARVINWPVSEAHQGYDSVAQLLSTYQENTKLRSKVDDLAQEKVRAQVLENENKALKAQLKLGTTLTDYSLMNAVVISRAPSSWMSQLVINVGQNAGVQKNMPVVAGKGLIGRISEVDGTTAKVELLSDDNEAANRFAIQVTNKAGETVHGIITSFNKDTNRIVMGEVTSKVKIEKGDKVITSGLGGVTPEGLYVGQVDQVTNGDTGLSKSVIIEPATDFGNIPVVSIAMHK, from the coding sequence TTGATGAAGTTTTTTTCAAGTCGTCGACTAGTGTACTTTATCATTGGTGTCATTGTGACGATTGCTTTGTTAACTGGATCGGTTATGATTCGTGATCGCCGGGCGACACCACCATTTATTCAAAAAATTGGTAACGATGTTTCGGGATTAATAGCGCGAGTGATTAATTGGCCAGTTAGTGAAGCCCATCAAGGTTACGATTCCGTGGCACAACTCCTCTCAACTTATCAAGAAAACACAAAGCTTCGTTCCAAGGTTGATGATTTGGCCCAAGAAAAGGTGCGTGCCCAAGTTTTAGAAAACGAAAACAAAGCATTGAAAGCCCAATTGAAGTTGGGAACTACATTAACGGATTATTCATTAATGAATGCAGTTGTGATTAGTCGGGCACCATCATCATGGATGAGCCAACTAGTAATTAATGTTGGTCAAAATGCGGGTGTTCAAAAAAATATGCCAGTTGTGGCTGGTAAAGGTTTGATTGGGCGTATCAGTGAAGTCGATGGTACGACAGCTAAGGTTGAACTATTGTCGGATGATAATGAAGCGGCTAACCGCTTTGCCATTCAAGTGACGAACAAGGCCGGTGAAACGGTGCACGGTATTATTACGAGCTTCAATAAGGATACTAATCGGATTGTCATGGGTGAAGTGACTTCAAAGGTTAAAATCGAAAAGGGCGATAAGGTAATTACGAGTGGGCTTGGTGGTGTGACACCTGAAGGTTTGTATGTTGGTCAAGTTGATCAAGTTACAAATGGTGACACTGGCCTGTCTAAGTCGGTTATTATTGAACCAGCAACAGACTTTGGAAATATTCCAGTTGTTTCGATTGCAATGCACAAATAA
- a CDS encoding rod shape-determining protein gives MLSFGQRNIGIDLGTANTLVYIEGKGIVLREPSVVARNTQTNEVVAVGEAAREMIGRTPGSIKAIRPMRDGVIADYDTTVAMLKYYLTKALGARGQKPYVTIGVPSGVTAVEKRAVIDAARVAGARDAYVIEEPFAAAVGAGLPVMEPTGSMVVDMGGGTTDVATISLGGIVSSRSIRKAGDALDEAISTYIRKKYNVTIGEQTAERLKFEIGSADVEAAKTMDGAQARGRDLVSGLPKTIEVTAEDVAMAIKDVIAEIIIAIRETLEETSPEIAADVIDHGIVLTGGGALLKHLDDVISESTKVPVFIAPEPLDAVAIGTGEALKSIDALRKTK, from the coding sequence GTGTTATCATTTGGACAACGAAACATTGGAATTGACTTGGGTACAGCAAATACCCTTGTCTATATTGAAGGTAAAGGAATTGTGTTGCGCGAACCATCAGTGGTAGCGCGTAATACTCAAACAAACGAAGTCGTCGCTGTTGGTGAAGCAGCGCGGGAAATGATTGGTCGGACACCTGGCAGTATTAAGGCGATTCGCCCAATGCGCGATGGTGTCATCGCTGATTATGACACAACAGTTGCCATGCTTAAGTATTACTTAACGAAGGCCCTTGGAGCGCGTGGTCAAAAACCATACGTAACCATTGGAGTACCATCAGGTGTGACTGCGGTTGAAAAGCGGGCAGTAATTGATGCTGCGCGTGTTGCCGGAGCGCGTGATGCGTATGTGATTGAAGAACCATTTGCTGCCGCTGTTGGTGCCGGATTGCCAGTAATGGAACCAACCGGCTCAATGGTTGTTGACATGGGTGGTGGTACGACCGATGTGGCCACGATTTCACTTGGTGGGATTGTGTCAAGTCGCTCAATCCGTAAAGCTGGGGATGCTTTAGATGAAGCAATCTCAACTTACATTCGTAAAAAATACAACGTGACAATTGGTGAACAAACGGCCGAACGTTTGAAGTTTGAAATCGGTTCAGCCGATGTTGAAGCAGCCAAGACAATGGACGGGGCACAAGCGCGCGGGCGTGATTTAGTTTCAGGTTTACCTAAGACTATCGAAGTGACCGCAGAAGATGTTGCCATGGCCATCAAGGACGTGATTGCTGAAATCATCATTGCCATTCGTGAAACATTAGAAGAAACTTCACCAGAAATTGCCGCTGACGTTATTGATCACGGGATTGTTTTAACTGGTGGTGGCGCTTTACTTAAGCACTTAGATGATGTCATTTCAGAATCAACTAAGGTACCAGTATTTATTGCACCTGAACCATTAGATGCAGTCGCAATTGGGACTGGTGAAGCTCTGAAGTCAATTGATGCTTTACGAAAGACTAAATAA
- a CDS encoding OFA family MFS transporter — MENKWMRAALPALLIHGSIGTVYAWSVFKQSVADYIGASVPNVEWAFSIAILFLGLSAAVLGHFVEQDIKKSALLSTLFFVVGMIGTGFSIQHKSLIGIYIFYGVIMGIGLGIGYLTPVKNLMLWFKDNKGLGTGLAVAGFGLAKMIFSPIMVALTNSFGLWQMFIILAVVFAIMMLTGTALIRKPLNWHEEPLVNKFKPTAFLKNSTFIGIWIMFYLNITAGLAIISQEKDILADLTNAQGAVFSVAAITLVVSIDAFFNAAGRVGFATLSDHLKDRNSVYKLIFGISIIMSLLAYFLPDTSAAMPIILVATFFLINAGYGGGFSALPPLLSDRFGMKAISKIHGLALTAWAVAGLSGNQLASYIVHGLGMTYQTVFIVIAGLYLIAFLVSALVVKPTQMLVE; from the coding sequence ATGGAAAATAAATGGATGCGCGCAGCGTTACCTGCATTGTTAATTCATGGGAGTATCGGGACAGTCTACGCTTGGAGCGTTTTTAAACAATCCGTGGCAGACTATATTGGGGCTTCAGTGCCTAACGTCGAGTGGGCCTTTTCAATTGCGATTTTATTTTTAGGCTTATCAGCCGCAGTTCTTGGGCATTTTGTTGAACAAGATATTAAAAAGTCGGCTTTGCTATCAACCTTGTTTTTCGTAGTTGGAATGATTGGAACAGGCTTTAGCATCCAACATAAATCATTAATAGGGATTTATATTTTCTATGGGGTAATTATGGGCATTGGTTTAGGGATTGGCTATTTGACGCCAGTTAAGAATTTGATGCTCTGGTTCAAAGACAACAAGGGGTTGGGGACTGGACTTGCAGTTGCCGGATTTGGCTTAGCTAAGATGATTTTTTCACCAATTATGGTAGCTTTGACTAACTCATTTGGTTTATGGCAAATGTTTATCATTTTAGCAGTCGTATTTGCTATCATGATGTTGACTGGTACGGCACTGATTCGGAAACCGTTGAATTGGCATGAAGAACCATTAGTGAATAAGTTCAAGCCAACTGCTTTCTTGAAAAACTCAACGTTTATTGGTATCTGGATCATGTTTTATCTAAATATCACGGCGGGATTAGCGATTATTTCGCAAGAAAAAGATATCTTGGCTGATTTGACTAATGCGCAAGGAGCAGTTTTCTCGGTTGCAGCAATCACCCTAGTTGTTAGTATTGATGCGTTCTTCAATGCTGCGGGTCGGGTCGGGTTTGCAACCTTGTCAGATCACTTGAAAGATCGTAACTCGGTTTACAAATTAATTTTTGGTATTTCAATTATCATGTCACTGTTGGCGTACTTCCTACCGGATACAAGTGCGGCGATGCCAATCATCTTGGTTGCAACCTTCTTCTTAATTAATGCGGGGTATGGTGGCGGGTTCTCTGCGTTACCACCTTTACTTTCTGACCGTTTTGGTATGAAAGCCATCTCAAAGATTCACGGACTTGCGCTTACTGCGTGGGCGGTAGCTGGTTTGTCAGGTAATCAGTTGGCAAGTTACATCGTCCATGGGCTAGGGATGACCTATCAAACAGTGTTTATTGTCATCGCTGGTCTGTACCTTATCGCATTCCTAGTATCAGCACTAGTTGTTAAGCCCACGCAGATGCTAGTTGAATAA
- a CDS encoding formate--tetrahydrofolate ligase, which translates to MLTDIEIAQAAKLQPINEIADKIGIKPEELEQYGHYKAKLNLQNRKNDPMKGKLILVTSINPTPAGEGKSTVTVGLGDGLSRLGKNAMIALREPSLGPVMGVKGGATGGGYSQVVPMDDINLHFTGDFHALTSAHNTLAAVIDNHIYQGNALNIDPRRMIWKRVLDINDRALRHTIIGLGSPTSGVPREDGFDITVASELMAILTLSNDLSDLKARIKRIVIGYTYDREPVTVDQLGVAGALTVLLKDAIKPNLVQTLAHTPVVVHGGPFANIAQGTNSVQATRAALQLADYAITEGGFGADLGGEKFLDIKTPILGKTPDTIVIVATIRALKLHGGKPLAELDNEDVAALEAGLANLGKHIQSMQRYNVPVVVAINQFTADTDVEIATVQEYTKQFGVEAVLANVWANGGEGAEDLARAVVASVENTGEFKPLYAPEDELMTKMEKIVTEIYGGKDVELDAKAKTQLKRFQKLGWDKLPVVMAKTQYSLTDNAKQLGAPKDFTIHVREFIPKLGAGFIVAMTGNVLTMPGLPADPAANHIDIDENGTIVGLF; encoded by the coding sequence ATGCTGACAGATATTGAAATTGCCCAAGCTGCAAAGCTACAACCAATCAACGAAATTGCTGATAAAATTGGTATCAAACCTGAAGAATTAGAACAATACGGTCACTACAAAGCGAAATTAAATTTGCAAAACCGTAAAAATGACCCAATGAAGGGGAAGTTAATTCTGGTAACTTCGATTAATCCAACCCCTGCTGGTGAAGGTAAGTCAACGGTAACTGTTGGTTTAGGTGATGGTTTATCACGCCTCGGGAAAAACGCCATGATCGCACTACGTGAACCATCACTTGGCCCCGTGATGGGTGTTAAGGGTGGTGCAACGGGTGGTGGTTATAGCCAAGTTGTCCCAATGGATGATATTAATCTTCACTTTACGGGTGATTTTCATGCTTTGACAAGTGCCCATAATACATTGGCAGCGGTGATTGATAATCATATTTATCAAGGGAACGCTCTGAATATTGATCCACGCCGGATGATTTGGAAACGCGTTTTAGATATTAATGATCGGGCTTTACGCCACACAATCATTGGGTTAGGTTCACCAACTAGTGGGGTTCCTCGTGAAGATGGGTTTGATATTACGGTGGCTTCAGAATTAATGGCAATTTTGACGCTTTCAAATGATTTGTCAGATTTAAAAGCCCGTATTAAGCGCATTGTGATTGGTTATACTTACGATCGTGAACCAGTGACAGTTGATCAGCTTGGTGTTGCGGGTGCTTTGACGGTGTTACTTAAAGATGCAATTAAGCCTAACTTAGTGCAAACGTTGGCGCACACACCAGTTGTGGTGCACGGTGGTCCATTTGCTAATATCGCCCAAGGTACCAATTCAGTTCAAGCCACGCGGGCAGCTTTGCAGTTGGCTGATTATGCCATTACTGAAGGTGGTTTTGGCGCCGATCTTGGTGGTGAAAAATTCTTGGATATCAAGACCCCAATTTTAGGTAAAACACCAGATACAATCGTGATTGTTGCGACAATTCGGGCGCTTAAACTCCACGGTGGTAAGCCATTAGCCGAATTAGATAACGAAGATGTCGCAGCTTTAGAAGCCGGTTTGGCTAACTTAGGTAAGCATATTCAAAGTATGCAACGCTACAACGTTCCAGTGGTCGTGGCAATTAACCAATTTACCGCTGATACGGATGTAGAAATTGCGACTGTCCAAGAATACACGAAGCAATTCGGCGTGGAAGCCGTGTTAGCTAACGTGTGGGCAAATGGTGGTGAAGGCGCCGAAGATTTAGCACGGGCAGTTGTAGCTAGTGTTGAAAACACGGGTGAATTTAAACCACTCTATGCCCCAGAAGATGAATTAATGACCAAGATGGAAAAAATTGTGACGGAAATTTATGGTGGTAAGGATGTTGAACTTGATGCCAAAGCAAAGACACAATTGAAGCGTTTCCAAAAGCTTGGTTGGGATAAATTACCAGTCGTGATGGCCAAAACACAATATTCATTGACGGATAATGCTAAGCAACTCGGCGCACCTAAAGATTTCACAATCCATGTCCGTGAATTCATTCCTAAGCTCGGGGCAGGCTTTATTGTCGCCATGACTGGGAACGTGCTTACAATGCCTGGTTTGCCGGCAGATCCAGCAGCAAACCATATCGATATTGATGAAAATGGAACAATTGTGGGCTTGTTCTAA